A genomic stretch from Salvelinus namaycush isolate Seneca chromosome 25, SaNama_1.0, whole genome shotgun sequence includes:
- the LOC120020626 gene encoding zona pellucida sperm-binding protein 3-like, producing MFGCIENGDSIAKLRQPLIFLLADLKVDCGRDSVTLRWGVAQSQMDTSLLRLGGCYPSSISAGEAMFQVELSDCNFRRLVTGDTLMYMNELTYMSGPKAQLKSFSHPVVCAYERPADWAPRIFDPVFHTYGQGDLVFHMELMKDDFSGPHLSREYPLGSFIHISAAVEQMVHQPLLLLLEECVATTTPELQSEGPVHPIITKGCLVASKTSNSKFEPRQKASEIRLSLQAFKFAVGKEVYIHCNLLAWDPSGLDTSKKACHYVKGHGWVLIDDPYHSTLCGCCDSSCESRMTRGIASGQHGITKNAGLIGPLVVTDNYRPED from the exons ATGTTTGGCTGTATCGAGAACGGAGATAGTATCGCCAAGTTAAG ACAGCCTCTTATTTTCCTCCTGGCAGATCTGAAGGTGGACTGTGGCCGTGACTCAGTCACCCTGAGATGGGGGGTGGCCCAGTCACAGATGGACACCTCACTCCTCCGGCTGGGAGGCTGTTATCCAAGCAGTATCTCTGCTGGGGAGGCCATGTTTCAAGTGGAACTCAGTGACTGTAACTTCAGGAGACTG GTGACTGGGGACACATTGATGTACATGAATGAGCTGACCTATATGTCTGGTCCCAAAGCGCAACTGAAGTCTTTCTCTCATCCAGTGGTTTGTGCCTATGAAAG GCCTGCAGACTGGGCGCCTCGCATATTTGATCCAGTGTTTCATACATATGGTCAAGGAGATCTAGTCTTCCACATGGAACTTATGAAGG ATGACTTCTCTGGACCACATCTGTCTAGGGAATATCCCCTGGGCTCCTTCATCCACATCTCTGCAGCAGTGGAGCAGATGGTCCATCAGCCCTTGCTGCTACTGTTGGAGGAGTGTGTGGCAACCACAACACCAGAGCTGCAGTCTGAGGGCCCGGTGCACCCCATCATCACCAAGGG ATGTCTTGTCGCTAGCAAGACTTCAAATTCAAAGTTTGAACCAAGACAGAAAGCCTCTGAAATCCGTTTGTCTCTGCAAGCCTTCAAGTTCGCCGTTGGCAAGGAA GTGTATATTCACTGCAATCTTTTGGCTTGGGACCCCAGTGGCCTTGACACAAGCAAGAAGGCCTGCCACTATGTGAAAGGGCATGG TTGGGTGCTCATTGATGACCCCTACCATAGTACCCTCTGTGGCTGCTGTGACTCCAGCTGTGAGTCCCGGATGACGCGTGGAATTGCATCAG GGCAACATGGAATAACTAAAAATGCTGGTCTTATTGGACCACTTGTAGTCACTGACAATTACCGGCCTGAAGATTGA
- the LOC120020205 gene encoding homeobox and leucine zipper protein Homez-like has translation MATHIDRNRRIGLEVNMESFQSDVTKTACEGKDAAPHSSKTPHHQITNGKSHLSFDHNATDSDGGKVRDGGVSFSTNHNSVVCLPLVSEGLKLVWTQSNQTRELDTIQELIQAFNVFPYPTSREVNALARHCALPLDKVKVWFMVQRIKYGISWASEEIEETRGKLAGPEWTNDYANEKEEIKMRKGCGEMSVEAEDKGQINNGLNSSLLHPRKRARHETPEHCKPASTIRHFSSSLPPPQDSYYYRPPVDMPATTATEASLSLSETSLGSPQQQQRGRYKKTKAQLAVLRSSFLRENWPAETELRCLQNETGLSRNDIRKWFSDSRYQLRNGRGLLRTSMVYPQLIIGEAKDEPQQLQSFPRVAHRPRDQENDIEVQRGAQGKGARSNGVKDSHFFQNFLSNSLETFGEGAVETEEDEVAEEASVHTETVKEEEVKKEEKPLQLIRGNKDPEIKQPPSAVTICSSSSPSHSTTPPPSTTVPTIKHSSTSTSTLQKSARSAKAPLTALSLSNPPPSWSPLTPAGRLRKTKEQLDILKEHFLRCQWPKSEDYTQLVELTGLPRADIIQWFGDTRYAVKNGQLRWVQGVREQFLSELATQQNGSGVTGGNGSSGIPRVMGSRKRKTQANGATSTSTADFPDIKPLGVYHRLTGVLHEKDLDALCKKSRMSYQQVRDWFASQESKEIDPDTNVTD, from the coding sequence ATGGCAACACACATTGACCGTAACAGAAGAATAGGCCTGGAGGTGAATATGGAGTCATTCCAGAGTGACGTCACAAAGACAGCGTGTGAAGGAAAGGATGCCGCTCCGCATTCCTCCAAAACTCCACACCACCAGATAACCAATGGAAAGAGCCATCTATCCTTTGACCACAATGCAACAGACAGTGATGGAGGCAAGGTCAGAGATGGTGGTGTTAGTTTCAGCACCAACCACAACTCTGTGGTGTGCCTGCCTTTGGTCTCTGAGGGCCTGAAGCTAGTATGGACACAGTCAAATCAGACACGTGAGCTTGACACCATCCAAGAGCTGATCCAGGCATTCAATGTGTTCCCATACCCAACATCTCGTGAGGTGAATGCCTTGGCACGGCACTGTGCCCTGCCTCTGGACAAGGTCAAGGTCTGGTTCATGGTGCAGAGAATCAAATACGGCATCAGCTGGGCCTCAGAGGAGATTGAGGAGACGCGTGGCAAGCTGGCCGGACCTGAGTGGACTAACGACTATGCAAATGAGAAAGAGGAGATAAAGATGAGGAAGGGGTGTGGGGAGATGTCTGTGGAAGCAGAGGACaaaggtcaaataaataatgGTCTTAACTCTTCCCTGCTCCACCCAAGAAAACGAGCCAGACATGAGACTCCAGAACACTGCAAACCAGCCTCCACCATCCGACATTTCAgttcctctctcccaccccctcagGATTCATACTACTACCGCCCTCCTGTAGACATGCCAGCAACTACCGCAACAGAGGCTTCCCTGAGCCTCTCTGAGACCTCACTTGGCTCTCCACAGCAACAACAACGCGGACGCTACAAAAAGACCAAAGCTCAGCTTGCAGTCCTTCGCAGCAGCTTCCTGCGTGAAAACTGGCCTGCAGAGACAGAGCTCCGATGCCTGCAGAATGAAACGGGCCTGAGCCGCAATGACATCCGCAAATGGTTCAGCGACAGCCGGTACCAGCTTAGAAATGGGCGCGGACTGCTTAGAACATCCATGGTCTACCCTCAGCTCATCATAGGAGAAGCAAAGGACGAGCCTCAGCAACTTCAGTCTTTTCCACGCGTAGCTCACAGGCCTCGGGATCAAGAAAATGATATTGAAGTGCAGAGAGGGGCTCAAGGGAAGGGAGCTCGCAGCAATGGGGTGAAAGATTCACATTTCTTCCAGAACTTCCTGTCAAACAGCCTGGAGACCTTTGGGGAGGGAGCAGTGGAGACGGAGGAGGACGAGGTTGCAGAGGAAGCCTCTGTTCACACTGAGACTGTTAAGGAAGAGGAGGTGAAAAAGGAAGAAAAGCCCCTACAGTTGATTAGGGGCAACAAAGACCCAGAGATTAAACAACCACCATCAGCCGTTACCATCTGctcttcttcctccccctctcattctaccacccctcccccttcGACTACTGTCCCCACTATTAAGCATAGTTCCACTAGCACCAGCACCCTGCAGAAGTCTGCTCGCTCAGCCAAAGCCCCACTCACAGCCCTGTCTCTCTCCAATCCTCCCCCATCCTGGTCTCCTCTTACACCTGCTGGCCGACTACGGAAGACCAAGGAACAACTGGACATACTAAAGGAGCACTTCCTGCGCTGCCAGTGGCCTAAGAGTGAGGACTACACCCAGCTGGTAGAGCTCACAGGCTTGCCCCGTGCAGACATCATCCAGTGGTTTGGGGATACGCGCTACGCTGTTAAAAATGGGCAGCTACGCTGGGTGCAGGGGGTCCGTGAGCAATTTCTGTCTGAACTAGCCACACAGCAAAATGGCAGTGGAGTCACCGGTGGAAACGGTTCCAGTGGGATCCCTCGGGTTATGGGTAGCCGCAAACGTAAGACTCAAGCGAATGGCGCCACATCAACATCCACTGCAGATTTCCCGGACATCAAGCCGCTGGGGGTTTACCATCGCTTGACAGGGGTTCTTCATGAGAAAGACCTTGATGCCCTTTGCAAAAAGTCACGAATGAGCTACCAGCAGGTGCGAGACTGGTTTGCATCTCAGGAGAGCAAGGAAATTGACCCAGACACCAATGTCACTGATTGA